A single region of the Salmo salar chromosome ssa16, Ssal_v3.1, whole genome shotgun sequence genome encodes:
- the zgc:112052 gene encoding protein C19orf12 homolog isoform X2 yields the protein MTSGQFKPLPQIIMELTPVQQQKLYVDIMAIIGEVQWTDVAQLTALVMGNATLQQQVTAALLGYVTKELQAEVHYID from the coding sequence ATGACCAGTGGACAGTTCAAGCCCCTGCCTCAGATCATCATGGAACTGACCCCGGTGCAGCAGCAGAAGCTCTACGTTGACATCATGGCCATCATAGGTGAAGTCCAGTGGACCGACGTGGCCCAGCTGACTGCCCTGGTCATGGGCAACGCCACCCTACAGCAGCAGGTGACCGCTGCCCTCCTGGGCTATGTGACCAAAGAGCTCCAGGCAGaggtgcactatatagactgA